In the genome of Streptomyces collinus, one region contains:
- a CDS encoding S53 family peptidase: protein MRTTPHNTPSTRRRWRRTLSAVTATAALLLTGLATAAQAQAAADTSTSKVTWTRSCALPRHQGEMACNALRVTGGVTAFQKQHGISAKTAEATSPSGYGPTDLRSAYGLTSAAANNGSGRTIAIVDAYDDPNAESDLAAYRSHYGLPACTTADGCFKKVSQTGSTTALPTADSGWAGEISLDLDMASAICPNCHITLVEAKSASMANLGTAVNEAVALGAKYVSNSYGGGESSSDASYDSAYFNHPGVAITVSAGDAGYGAEYPAASKYVTAVGGTSLTASSTTRGWTESVWRTSSTEGTGSGCSAYDTKPTWQTDTGCTRRMIADVSAVADPATGVSVYDTYGADGQGWVTYGGTSASAPIIASVYALAGTPSTGSYPAKFPYANTSALNDVTSGSNGSCTTSYFCTARTGYDGPTGLGTPEGLGAFTG, encoded by the coding sequence TTGCGCACGACACCCCACAACACCCCCTCCACCCGCCGCAGATGGCGCCGCACGCTCTCCGCCGTCACCGCCACCGCCGCGCTCCTCCTCACCGGCCTCGCCACCGCCGCCCAGGCCCAGGCCGCCGCGGATACGAGCACCTCCAAGGTCACCTGGACCCGTTCCTGCGCCCTGCCACGCCACCAGGGCGAGATGGCCTGCAACGCCCTGCGCGTCACGGGGGGCGTCACCGCCTTCCAGAAGCAGCACGGCATCTCGGCGAAAACCGCCGAAGCCACCTCCCCCTCCGGCTACGGCCCCACCGACCTCCGCAGCGCCTACGGCCTGACCTCCGCCGCCGCGAACAACGGCTCCGGCCGGACCATCGCCATCGTCGACGCCTACGACGACCCGAACGCGGAGTCCGACCTCGCCGCCTACCGCTCGCACTACGGACTGCCCGCCTGCACCACCGCCGACGGCTGCTTCAAAAAGGTGAGCCAGACCGGTTCCACCACCGCCCTCCCCACCGCGGACAGCGGCTGGGCCGGCGAGATCTCCCTCGACCTCGACATGGCGAGCGCGATCTGCCCGAACTGCCACATCACCCTCGTCGAGGCGAAGTCGGCATCCATGGCCAACCTCGGCACCGCCGTCAACGAGGCCGTCGCCCTGGGCGCCAAGTACGTCTCCAACAGCTACGGCGGCGGCGAGTCCTCCTCCGACGCCTCGTACGACTCCGCCTACTTCAACCACCCGGGCGTCGCCATCACCGTCAGCGCGGGCGACGCCGGCTACGGCGCCGAGTACCCGGCGGCGTCGAAGTACGTGACGGCCGTCGGCGGCACCAGCCTCACCGCCTCCTCCACCACCCGCGGCTGGACCGAGAGCGTCTGGCGGACCAGCAGCACCGAGGGCACCGGCTCCGGTTGCTCCGCCTACGACACCAAGCCCACCTGGCAGACCGACACCGGCTGCACCCGGCGCATGATCGCCGACGTCTCGGCCGTCGCCGACCCGGCGACCGGCGTCTCCGTCTACGACACCTACGGCGCCGACGGCCAGGGCTGGGTCACCTACGGCGGCACCAGCGCCTCCGCCCCGATCATCGCGAGCGTCTACGCCCTCGCCGGCACCCCGTCCACCGGCTCCTACCCGGCCAAGTTCCCCTACGCGAACACCTCCGCCCTGAACGACGTGACCAGCGGCAGCAACGGCAGCTGCACCACCAGCTACTTCTGCACCGCCCGGACGGGCTACGACGGTCCGACCGGTCTGGGCACCCCGGAAGGGCTCGGCGCCTTCACCGGCTGA
- a CDS encoding TetR/AcrR family transcriptional regulator has translation MVRMPASRPAESRPYHHGDLRSTLLAGAERTLREKGTGALSLRELAREAGVSHAAPGRHFKDKQALLDALALVGYDRLGQALSAADDPALPLERRLTVLARAYLAFSIDNAELLELMYARKHEPDASEQMAAAVDRTVGSLERVIADAQERGEIVAGDPQHLTLLTGATLQGIASFAAGGMLAPQAALDGIEEFVHLLLHGLKPR, from the coding sequence ATGGTGCGCATGCCAGCCAGCCGCCCGGCGGAGAGCCGCCCCTACCACCACGGAGACCTGCGCTCCACCCTGCTCGCCGGCGCGGAACGCACCCTGCGGGAGAAGGGGACCGGCGCGCTGTCGCTGCGCGAGCTGGCCCGGGAGGCGGGCGTCAGCCACGCCGCGCCCGGCCGCCACTTCAAGGACAAGCAGGCCCTGCTCGACGCTCTGGCACTCGTCGGCTACGACCGGCTGGGCCAGGCCCTGTCGGCCGCCGACGACCCCGCCCTCCCGCTGGAGCGGCGGCTCACCGTGCTCGCCCGGGCCTACCTCGCGTTCTCGATCGACAACGCCGAGCTGCTGGAGCTCATGTACGCCCGCAAGCACGAGCCGGACGCCTCCGAGCAGATGGCCGCCGCCGTCGACCGGACGGTGGGCTCCCTGGAGCGGGTCATCGCCGACGCCCAGGAACGCGGCGAGATCGTCGCGGGCGACCCCCAGCACCTGACCCTGCTGACGGGCGCCACCCTCCAGGGCATCGCCTCCTTCGCGGCGGGCGGCATGCTCGCGCCCCAGGCGGCCCTCGACGGCATCGAGGAGTTCGTCCACCTCCTCCTGCACGGCCTCAAGCCCCGCTGA
- a CDS encoding trypsin-like serine peptidase, with protein sequence MKRVLAVVVMLVALLAVSVATADDGGGPLGVTATARDARVGVLVPAAGGRHFCTASVVDAPHRNLIVTAAHCLGGDGGLVFVPGYRDGRAPYGEWKVRRRFLARGWAEGQDEDSDVGFAAVAPRGGEEVQDAVGGNRFVTGTATGATAVTVTGYPSARERAVGCTAEPHAYSRTQQRIACPGFSGGTSGSPWVNRDGQVVGVLGGHDQGGTTPGVSYSVVLGTQAQRLYEQAAGDP encoded by the coding sequence GTGAAGCGCGTCCTGGCCGTCGTCGTCATGCTCGTCGCCCTCCTCGCCGTGTCCGTCGCCACCGCCGACGACGGGGGCGGGCCGCTCGGGGTGACCGCCACCGCGCGCGACGCCCGGGTCGGGGTGCTCGTGCCCGCCGCGGGGGGACGGCACTTCTGTACGGCGTCCGTGGTGGACGCCCCGCACCGGAATCTGATCGTCACGGCGGCGCACTGTCTGGGCGGTGACGGAGGGCTGGTCTTCGTGCCGGGCTACCGGGACGGACGGGCGCCCTACGGGGAGTGGAAGGTGCGGCGGCGGTTCCTGGCCCGCGGGTGGGCCGAGGGGCAAGACGAGGACAGCGACGTGGGATTCGCCGCGGTCGCGCCCCGGGGCGGGGAGGAGGTCCAGGACGCCGTCGGCGGGAACCGGTTCGTCACCGGCACGGCGACCGGGGCCACCGCGGTGACCGTCACCGGGTATCCCAGCGCGCGCGAGAGGGCCGTCGGCTGCACCGCCGAGCCGCACGCGTACAGCCGCACCCAGCAGCGCATCGCGTGCCCCGGGTTCAGCGGCGGGACCAGCGGCAGCCCCTGGGTGAACCGGGACGGGCAGGTCGTCGGGGTCCTCGGCGGGCACGACCAGGGCGGGACGACCCCGGGCGTCTCCTACAGCGTGGTCCTCGGCACGCAGGCGCAGCGGCTGTACGAGCAGGCGGCGGGGGATCCGTGA
- a CDS encoding bifunctional lytic transglycosylase/C40 family peptidase, whose product MLLVVGVYLVAGNLVNGVGGGAKSLAKGSVPAAYATLVQKWGNLCPAISPALLAAQLYQESGFNPRAQSHAAAQGIAQFIPGTWASHGIDGDGDGDRDVWDPKDAIPSAASYDCELASYVKKVGGNPTENMLAAYNAGAYAVIKYGGVPPYSETRNYVKRITTLSESFAAPVGRVDPSEQAAAAIEYAQKKLGTPYLWGGTGTAEQGGRFDCSGLTQAAYETVGIKLPRVANDQYNAGPHPSRDELLPGDLVFFSDDLTNSRAIRHVGIYVGGGYMIDAPRTGAVIRFDPIDTPDYFGATRVTEDGAKALPTTV is encoded by the coding sequence ATGCTGCTGGTCGTCGGGGTCTACCTCGTCGCCGGGAACCTGGTCAACGGCGTGGGAGGCGGGGCGAAATCGCTGGCCAAGGGCTCGGTGCCCGCCGCGTACGCGACCCTCGTGCAGAAGTGGGGCAACCTCTGCCCCGCCATCAGCCCGGCCCTGCTCGCCGCGCAGCTCTACCAGGAGAGCGGCTTCAACCCGAGGGCCCAGAGCCACGCGGCCGCACAGGGCATAGCGCAGTTCATCCCCGGAACGTGGGCCAGCCACGGCATCGACGGCGACGGCGACGGCGACCGTGACGTGTGGGATCCGAAGGACGCGATCCCCTCCGCCGCCTCCTACGACTGCGAACTCGCGTCGTATGTGAAGAAGGTTGGCGGGAATCCGACCGAAAACATGCTGGCCGCCTACAACGCGGGGGCGTACGCGGTGATCAAGTACGGGGGCGTGCCGCCGTACAGCGAGACCCGGAACTACGTGAAGCGGATCACGACGCTCTCGGAGAGCTTCGCGGCGCCGGTCGGGCGGGTCGACCCCTCCGAGCAGGCAGCCGCCGCGATCGAGTACGCACAGAAGAAGCTCGGCACCCCCTACCTCTGGGGCGGTACCGGCACCGCTGAGCAGGGCGGACGTTTCGACTGCTCGGGACTGACCCAGGCCGCCTACGAGACCGTGGGCATCAAGCTGCCGCGCGTCGCCAACGACCAGTACAACGCCGGTCCGCACCCCTCGCGGGACGAACTGCTCCCCGGCGACCTGGTGTTCTTCTCGGACGACCTCACCAATTCCCGAGCCATCCGGCATGTCGGCATTTATGTCGGAGGCGGGTACATGATCGACGCGCCCCGGACCGGCGCCGTCATCCGGTTCGACCCGATCGACACCCCTGACTACTTCGGAGCCACCCGCGTCACCGAAGATGGCGCGAAAGCACTGCCCACGACGGTGTGA
- a CDS encoding oxidoreductase: MAEKTNIQSGGTWSADRLPDFGGRTVVVTGANSGIGLTATDALARAGAHVVLAVRDTERGRAAAAAVHGSTEVRRLDLADLASVRSFAEDWQGPLHLLVNNAGVMMLPRQRTKDGFEMQFGTNHLGHFALTNLLLPHITDRVVTVSSGAHRWGGARIDFDDLDLAANYTPQRAYARSKLANLLFTLELQRRLTESGSPVRALAAHPGYAATNLQSHAASPVLRAFMRLGNRFFAQDDRAGALPTLYAATEDLPGASYVGPDGLGEMRGAPTLVGRSRAAGDPLTARRLWRVSEELTGTHFPLAQDEQAGV, from the coding sequence ATGGCTGAGAAGACGAACATCCAGAGCGGCGGGACATGGAGCGCGGACCGCCTGCCCGACTTCGGCGGGCGGACCGTCGTCGTCACCGGCGCCAACAGCGGCATCGGCCTCACCGCGACCGACGCGCTCGCCCGGGCGGGGGCGCACGTCGTCCTTGCCGTACGGGACACCGAGCGCGGGCGGGCCGCGGCGGCGGCCGTCCACGGCAGCACCGAGGTGCGCCGGCTGGACCTGGCGGACCTGGCCTCCGTGCGGTCCTTCGCCGAGGACTGGCAGGGGCCGCTGCACCTCCTCGTCAACAACGCCGGCGTGATGATGCTCCCCAGGCAGCGCACCAAGGACGGCTTCGAGATGCAGTTCGGCACGAACCATCTCGGGCACTTCGCCCTGACGAACCTGCTGCTGCCGCACATCACCGACCGCGTCGTCACGGTCTCCTCGGGCGCCCACCGCTGGGGCGGCGCGAGGATCGACTTCGACGACCTGGACCTGGCGGCGAACTACACCCCGCAGCGCGCCTACGCCCGGTCGAAGCTCGCCAACCTGCTGTTCACCCTGGAACTCCAGCGCCGCCTCACGGAGTCGGGATCCCCGGTCCGCGCCCTGGCCGCACACCCCGGGTACGCGGCAACCAACCTCCAGAGCCACGCGGCCAGCCCGGTGCTGCGCGCCTTCATGCGCCTCGGCAACAGGTTCTTCGCGCAGGACGACCGCGCGGGCGCCCTCCCCACCCTGTACGCCGCCACCGAGGATCTTCCGGGCGCGAGCTATGTGGGCCCCGACGGCCTGGGCGAGATGCGCGGGGCCCCGACCCTGGTGGGGCGCTCCCGCGCCGCCGGTGATCCGCTGACGGCCCGGCGGCTGTGGCGGGTGTCGGAGGAACTGACGGGCACACACTTCCCGCTCGCGCAGGACGAGCAGGCAGGCGTCTGA